The genomic interval AGGTCGCCGGAGGCGCCGACCGAGCCCTGGCACGGCACCACCGGGATTACGTCATGGCGCAACAGCGCTTCCAGCAGCGCCAGCGTGGCCGGTCGCACGCCGGAGGCGCCCTGCGCCAGGCTGGCCAGCTTCAGCGCCAGCATCAGCCGCACCACCGGCAGCGGCATCGGCGCGCCGACTCCGGCCGCATGCGACAGCACGATATTGCGCTGCAAGGCGTCCAGGTCCTCGCGCTCGATGCGCACGCTGGCCAGCTTGCCGAAACCGGTATTGATGCCATACACCGGCGCGCCCTTGGCGACGATCGCTTCCACCGTCTGCGCGCTGCGCAGCACCGTCTCGGCGCAGCCGGCATCCAGACGCACGCTGGCGCCGCGGTACACGGCGCGCCATTGCGCCAGGCTCACTGCGCCCGGGCGCAGCACGATCTCGTTGCTCATTGTCCCCTCCAGATGCGCGCATGCAGCGGGTTGAAGCCCATGCGGTAGACCAGTTCGGCCGGTTGTTCGATGTCCCAGATCGCCAGGTCGCACTGCAGTCCGGCGCGCAGTCGGCCGACCTGGTCCTGGCGTGCGAGCGCGCGTGCCGCCTCGCGGGTGAAGCCGGCAATGCATTCGGCCACGCTCATGCGGAACAGCGTCGCCGCCAGGTTCATCGCCAGCAGCGGGCTGGTCAGCGGCGAGGTGCCGGGATTGCAGTCGGTGGCCAGCGCGCGCGGCACGCCGGCGGCGCGCAGTGCGGCGATCGGCGGCAGCTGCGTGTCGCGGGTGAAGTAGAACGCGCCGGGCAGCAGCACCGCCACGGTGCCGGCCGCGGCCATCGCCGCGATGCCGGCGTCGTCGAGGTATTCCACGTGGTCGGCCGAACGCGCGCCGTAGCGCGCCGCCAGCGCCGCGCCGCCCTGGTTGGACAACTGCTCGGCATGGATCTTCAGCGCCAGGCTGTGGCGTTGCGCGGCCTGGAACACCTGCTCGGTCTGCGCCGGGGTGAAGGCCAGATGCTCGCAGAACACGTCCACCGCCTCGGCCAGGCCTTGCGCGGCGACGGCAGGGATCATCCGC from Xanthomonas sp. DAR 34887 carries:
- the hutI gene encoding imidazolonepropionase yields the protein MPCDTLWHNAHLMTLDADDGGLGLVRDGVVACRDGRIVYAGAAARLPEPLSAQHSVDCGGRWIGPGLIDCHTHLVYAGNRAGEFEQRLLGASYADIARAGGGIVSTVRATRAADDAALLAASLPRLDALLAEGVTTVEIKSGYGLTLDDELRMLRVARRLGEVRPVAVSPTFLGAHAVPPGAEAQAYIDEVCERMIPAVAAQGLAEAVDVFCEHLAFTPAQTEQVFQAAQRHSLALKIHAEQLSNQGGAALAARYGARSADHVEYLDDAGIAAMAAAGTVAVLLPGAFYFTRDTQLPPIAALRAAGVPRALATDCNPGTSPLTSPLLAMNLAATLFRMSVAECIAGFTREAARALARQDQVGRLRAGLQCDLAIWDIEQPAELVYRMGFNPLHARIWRGQ